From Psychroflexus torquis ATCC 700755, the proteins below share one genomic window:
- a CDS encoding helix-turn-helix domain-containing protein, with the protein MVLERICEVLNCQPEDLLSFEPKD; encoded by the coding sequence TTGGTATTAGAACGCATTTGCGAGGTGTTGAATTGCCAGCCTGAAGATTTGTTGAGCTTCGAGCCTAAAGATTAG
- a CDS encoding nucleotide sugar dehydrogenase, producing MISLTNTMTKTIKNICCIGAGYVGGPTMAVIAQKCPEIKVHVVDINESRVAAWNDPNVEHIPIYEPGLSEIVAETRDRNLFFSTKVDEAIDQADIIFISVNTPTKTYGIGKGMAADLKFIELCARQIARVAKTDKIIVEKSTLPVRTAEALKDILHNTGNGVNFQILSNPEFLAEGTAIDDLLDPDRILIGGDTHTAEGQAAMQTLVDVYAHWVPKAQILTTNVWSSELSKLTANAFLAQRISSINAMSEICEKTGANVDEVARAIGMDSRIGSKFLKSSVGFGGSCFQKDILNLVYISKSLGLQEVADYWEQVIILNDHQKLRFAKNIVKTLYNTVSGKQIAMLGWAFKKDTNDTRESAAIYVSDYLLSEQADVIVYDPKVKTEQIYADLEYLGHHDSETIRQRVKVVKTAKEACQNAHAIAVMTEWDEFKSLDWKSVYDDMYKPAFVFDGRRILDQIRMEALGFNLNIIGN from the coding sequence ATGATTTCACTAACAAATACAATGACTAAAACAATAAAAAACATCTGCTGTATTGGAGCAGGTTATGTAGGTGGACCAACAATGGCTGTAATTGCCCAGAAATGCCCAGAAATTAAAGTTCATGTGGTTGATATCAACGAATCACGAGTGGCAGCTTGGAATGATCCCAATGTAGAACACATTCCGATTTATGAACCTGGCTTATCTGAAATTGTCGCGGAAACACGTGACAGAAATCTATTTTTCTCCACAAAAGTAGATGAAGCTATTGATCAAGCGGATATTATTTTTATTTCAGTAAACACCCCAACTAAAACGTATGGTATCGGTAAAGGTATGGCCGCTGATCTTAAATTTATCGAACTATGCGCTCGCCAAATTGCGCGTGTAGCGAAGACTGACAAAATTATCGTCGAAAAGTCAACATTGCCAGTGAGAACAGCAGAGGCGCTTAAGGATATACTTCATAATACTGGGAATGGTGTCAATTTTCAAATTTTGTCTAATCCAGAGTTTCTGGCTGAAGGGACGGCTATTGATGATTTATTAGATCCTGATCGTATCTTGATAGGTGGCGATACACATACAGCAGAAGGTCAAGCGGCTATGCAGACTTTAGTAGATGTCTATGCCCATTGGGTACCAAAGGCTCAAATTTTGACGACCAATGTTTGGTCTTCGGAGTTGAGCAAACTCACTGCCAATGCATTTTTAGCACAACGGATCTCAAGTATTAATGCCATGAGTGAAATTTGTGAAAAAACAGGCGCAAATGTCGATGAAGTGGCACGTGCTATAGGTATGGATTCCAGAATTGGTTCTAAGTTTTTAAAGTCTTCTGTTGGTTTTGGGGGCTCTTGCTTTCAAAAGGATATTCTCAATCTAGTCTACATATCTAAGTCCTTAGGACTTCAAGAAGTGGCGGATTATTGGGAGCAAGTGATTATACTCAATGACCACCAAAAGCTCCGTTTTGCCAAAAATATTGTTAAAACACTATATAATACAGTCTCTGGTAAGCAAATAGCGATGCTAGGTTGGGCTTTCAAAAAAGATACCAATGATACGAGGGAGTCGGCGGCGATTTATGTATCAGATTATCTCCTTAGTGAGCAAGCTGATGTTATTGTTTATGATCCGAAAGTTAAGACAGAACAAATTTATGCTGACTTGGAGTATTTAGGTCATCATGATTCTGAAACCATTCGCCAACGAGTGAAAGTTGTCAAAACCGCTAAAGAGGCTTGTCAAAATGCCCATGCTATTGCGGTGATGACAGAATGGGATGAGTTCAAATCTTTAGACTGGAAAAGCGTCTATGACGATATGTACAAACCAGCTTTTGTTTTTGATGGTCGACGAATACTAGACCAAATCAGGATGGAAGCACTCGGATTTAATTTGAATATTATTGGCAACTAA
- a CDS encoding type II toxin-antitoxin system PemK/MazF family toxin, which translates to MELNQYSIVLVNLDPTTGSEIRKTRPCVIISPDEMNKFLKTIVVAPMTTTLKAYPTRVPVESNGKKGMIVIDQVRTIDKQRVLKVFDSLKQSEIDKCKEVLKETFVD; encoded by the coding sequence ATGGAACTAAATCAATATTCAATTGTTCTAGTCAATTTAGATCCCACAACGGGAAGTGAGATCAGAAAAACAAGGCCTTGTGTCATCATTTCACCAGACGAAATGAACAAATTTCTAAAGACCATTGTTGTAGCACCCATGACAACAACTCTAAAAGCTTATCCCACTCGAGTACCTGTTGAATCCAATGGTAAAAAAGGAATGATAGTCATAGATCAAGTCCGAACCATCGACAAACAAAGAGTCCTCAAAGTTTTTGACTCACTAAAACAATCTGAAATAGACAAGTGTAAAGAAGTTTTAAAAGAAACTTTTGTGGATTAG
- a CDS encoding AbrB/MazE/SpoVT family DNA-binding domain-containing protein, which yields MEVSIIKIGNSKGLRLSKTILEKYQIKDKVELILEKGQIILRPIHNPRKNWDKKFKEMSKNDDDTLLINDVFEEDTFEEWN from the coding sequence ATGGAAGTATCAATTATAAAAATAGGAAACTCTAAAGGATTAAGGTTGAGTAAAACTATATTAGAAAAATACCAGATTAAAGATAAAGTTGAGCTCATTTTAGAAAAAGGTCAAATTATTCTTAGACCTATACATAATCCTAGAAAAAACTGGGACAAAAAGTTCAAAGAAATGTCGAAAAATGATGACGATACCCTTCTTATCAATGATGTTTTTGAAGAGGATACCTTTGAAGAATGGAACTAA
- a CDS encoding ATP-binding protein, producing the protein MDSLFEYSNQLIARVDTEFIRYSYHQMNWQNRLVGLIGPRGVGKTTLVLQYIKSNLNFQQTLYVTAEDFYFAKNRLTDLAEDFVKSGGKYLFIDEIHKYPDWSKELKLIYDYHQDLKVVFTGSSVLDIKKGSSDLSRRAVVYTMQGLSFREYLTLFHQKQVPKFTLEDIVNHQVVVPQIPHPLPLFADYLKKGYYPYAKEDDFGLKLQQVVNQTLEVDIPTYAEMNVATGRKLKQLLAIVAQSVPFKPNMSKIAEMLKISRNNIADYLLYMEEAGMVAQLRGPTKGIRALGKVDKVYLDNTNLVYNLAEEHQNTGNVRETFFLNQLRVNHQVSSSVLGDFKVDTMDFEIGGKNKDLKQIKNAEKGFLVKDDIERGFLNTIPLWHFGLMY; encoded by the coding sequence ATGGATAGTTTATTTGAATATTCAAATCAATTGATTGCCCGGGTAGATACAGAATTTATTCGCTATTCTTACCATCAGATGAATTGGCAAAACAGACTAGTTGGGCTTATAGGTCCAAGGGGTGTTGGTAAAACTACTTTAGTTTTGCAATACATCAAAAGCAATCTGAATTTTCAACAAACACTTTACGTTACAGCCGAGGATTTTTATTTTGCCAAAAACCGTTTAACTGATCTTGCTGAGGATTTTGTAAAATCGGGAGGCAAATATTTGTTTATAGACGAAATACACAAATATCCTGATTGGTCTAAAGAGCTGAAATTAATTTACGATTATCATCAAGATTTGAAAGTGGTTTTTACTGGTTCGTCAGTGCTTGATATCAAAAAAGGCAGTTCAGATTTGAGTAGAAGAGCTGTGGTTTATACTATGCAAGGCTTATCTTTTCGTGAATATTTAACGCTGTTTCATCAGAAACAAGTGCCGAAATTTACCTTGGAGGACATCGTGAATCATCAGGTAGTTGTGCCGCAAATTCCCCACCCGCTTCCTTTGTTTGCTGACTATCTTAAGAAAGGTTACTACCCCTATGCCAAAGAAGATGATTTCGGTTTGAAATTACAGCAGGTCGTCAATCAAACATTGGAAGTAGATATTCCTACTTATGCAGAAATGAATGTAGCGACAGGCAGAAAATTGAAGCAATTACTAGCTATTGTGGCTCAGAGCGTACCGTTTAAACCGAATATGAGTAAAATTGCCGAAATGCTTAAAATCAGTCGAAATAACATAGCCGATTATCTTCTTTATATGGAAGAAGCAGGTATGGTTGCTCAGTTGAGAGGTCCTACAAAAGGAATTCGGGCTTTGGGAAAGGTAGATAAAGTGTATTTGGACAACACCAATTTAGTATATAATTTAGCTGAAGAACATCAAAATACAGGAAATGTAAGGGAAACCTTCTTTCTGAATCAGTTAAGAGTGAATCATCAAGTATCTTCATCGGTATTAGGTGATTTTAAAGTGGATACCATGGATTTTGAAATTGGAGGAAAAAATAAAGACTTAAAACAAATTAAAAATGCTGAAAAAGGATTTTTAGTTAAAGATGACATAGAAAGAGGTTTTCTGAATACCATTCCCCTATGGCATTTTGGATTGATGTATTGA
- a CDS encoding ATP-binding protein: protein MIENNLVIPDNIHKRSHYLEKVRPFIGQNIIKVLTGQRRVGKSYLLFQIIQWIKENDSSGTIIYINKEDLAFSFIKTAQDLHEYVQAHKAKSGKTYVFIDEIQDIENFGDALRSLLLQTNLDLYCTGSNANLLSGDIAGHLSGRYIAIEVFSLAYPEFISFHGLTENEESLNKYLKFGGLPYLIHLELKDEVVFEYLKNIYQSIVYRDIINRYAIRNVNFLEQLVLFLAAHTGSIFSAKKISDFLKSQRVKMAPNQVQNYIQHLVNAFLVHKVGRYDLIGKRLFEIGEKYYFENLGIRNGLWGFRLEDRGKIMENVVYNHLLFKGYKVQVGMLGNKEVDFIAEKEGEKLYVQVALTINDPATLEREFGNLKQIKDNYPKKVVTMESFSGNTVAGIETQDLRSFLLT, encoded by the coding sequence ATGATAGAAAATAATTTAGTGATTCCAGATAATATACATAAACGTTCTCATTATTTAGAGAAGGTGCGGCCATTCATCGGGCAGAATATTATTAAGGTGTTAACGGGTCAGCGGCGTGTAGGTAAGAGCTATTTGCTTTTTCAGATCATACAATGGATCAAAGAAAATGATAGCAGCGGAACGATTATTTATATCAATAAAGAAGATCTAGCTTTTTCATTTATAAAGACTGCCCAAGATTTACATGAATATGTACAGGCTCATAAAGCGAAATCTGGAAAAACCTATGTTTTTATTGATGAGATCCAAGATATTGAAAATTTTGGGGATGCCCTTCGTTCCTTATTACTTCAAACCAATCTGGATCTCTATTGTACTGGCAGCAACGCTAATTTATTGTCGGGGGACATCGCAGGACATCTCAGTGGTAGATATATTGCCATAGAGGTTTTTAGTCTTGCTTACCCAGAGTTTATATCTTTTCACGGGCTAACAGAAAATGAGGAGAGTTTAAACAAATATCTCAAATTCGGTGGGCTTCCCTATCTCATTCATTTGGAACTGAAAGACGAAGTGGTATTTGAATATTTAAAGAATATCTACCAGAGTATTGTTTACCGGGATATCATTAATCGTTATGCTATTCGGAATGTTAATTTTCTGGAACAGTTGGTTTTGTTTTTAGCGGCACATACAGGCAGCATCTTTTCTGCAAAAAAGATCAGTGATTTTTTAAAGTCTCAGCGCGTAAAGATGGCGCCCAACCAAGTACAGAATTATATACAGCATTTGGTAAATGCTTTTTTAGTCCATAAAGTGGGGCGCTACGATTTAATTGGGAAGCGGTTGTTCGAGATAGGCGAAAAGTATTATTTTGAAAACCTGGGCATCCGGAACGGACTCTGGGGATTCAGGTTGGAGGATAGGGGAAAGATCATGGAGAACGTAGTATATAATCATCTGCTTTTTAAAGGATATAAAGTACAGGTAGGAATGCTGGGGAACAAAGAAGTAGATTTTATTGCAGAAAAAGAAGGAGAAAAATTATATGTGCAGGTGGCTTTAACTATTAATGATCCTGCTACGCTAGAACGTGAGTTTGGCAATCTAAAACAAATTAAAGATAATTATCCCAAAAAGGTAGTTACCATGGAAAGCTTTTCCGGAAATACAGTTGCAGGAATCGAGACCCAAGACCTAAGAAGTTTTTTACTTACTTAA
- a CDS encoding nucleotide sugar dehydrogenase, translating to MISLTNTMTKTIKNICCIGAGYVGGPTMAVIAQKCPEIKVHVVDINESRVAAWNDPNVEHIPIYEPGLSEIVAETRDRNLFFSTKVDEAIDQADIIFISVNTPTKTYGIGKGMAADLKFIELCARQIARVAKTDKIIVEKSTLPVRTAEALKDILHNTGNGVNFQILSNPEFLAEGTAIDDLLDPDRILIGGDTHTAEGQAAMQTLVDVYAHWVPKAQILTTNVWSSELSKLTANAFLAQRISSINAMSEICEKTGANVDEVARAIGMDSRIGSKFLKSSVGFGGSCFQKDILNLVYISKSLGLQEVADYWEQVIILNDHQKLRFAKNIVKTLYNTVSGKQIAMLGWAFKKDTNDTRESAAIYVSDYLLSEQADVIVYDPKVKTEQIYADLEYLGHHDSETIRQRVKVVKTAKEACQNAHAIAVMTEWDEFKSLDWKSIYDDMYKPAFVFDGRRILDQTSMEALGFNVNIIGN from the coding sequence ATGATTTCACTAACAAATACAATGACTAAAACAATAAAAAACATCTGCTGTATTGGAGCAGGTTATGTAGGTGGACCAACAATGGCTGTAATTGCCCAGAAATGCCCAGAAATTAAAGTTCATGTGGTTGATATCAACGAATCACGAGTGGCAGCTTGGAATGATCCCAATGTAGAACACATTCCGATTTATGAACCTGGCTTATCTGAAATTGTCGCGGAAACACGTGACAGAAATCTATTTTTCTCCACAAAAGTAGATGAAGCTATTGATCAAGCGGATATTATTTTTATTTCAGTAAACACCCCAACTAAAACGTATGGTATCGGTAAAGGTATGGCCGCTGATCTTAAATTTATCGAACTATGCGCTCGCCAAATTGCGCGTGTAGCGAAGACTGACAAAATTATCGTCGAAAAGTCAACATTGCCAGTGAGAACAGCAGAGGCGCTTAAGGATATACTTCATAATACTGGGAATGGTGTCAATTTTCAAATTTTGTCTAATCCAGAGTTTCTGGCTGAAGGGACTGCTATTGACGATTTATTAGATCCTGATCGTATTTTGATTGGTGGCGATACACATACAGCAGAAGGTCAAGCGGCAATGCAGACTTTAGTAGATGTCTATGCCCATTGGGTACCAAAGGCCCAAATTTTGACGACTAATGTTTGGTCTTCGGAGTTGTCCAAACTCACTGCCAATGCCTTTTTAGCACAACGGATCTCAAGTATTAATGCCATGAGTGAAATTTGTGAAAAAACAGGTGCAAATGTCGATGAAGTCGCACGTGCTATAGGTATGGATTCCAGAATCGGTTCTAAGTTTTTAAAGTCTTCTGTTGGTTTTGGGGGCTCGTGTTTTCAAAAGGACATTCTCAATTTAGTCTACATATCTAAGTCTTTAGGACTTCAAGAAGTGGCGGATTATTGGGAGCAAGTGATTATACTCAATGACCACCAAAAGCTCCGTTTTGCCAAAAATATTGTTAAAACACTATATAATACAGTCTCTGGTAAGCAAATAGCGATGCTAGGTTGGGCTTTCAAAAAAGACACCAATGATACGAGGGAGTCGGCGGCGATTTATGTATCAGATTATCTCCTTAGTGAGCAAGCTGATGTTATTGTTTATGATCCGAAAGTTAAGACAGAACAAATTTATGCTGACTTGGAGTATTTAGGTCATCATGATTCTGAAACCATTCGCCAACGAGTGAAAGTTGTCAAAACCGCTAAAGAGGCTTGTCAAAATGCCCATGCTATTGCAGTGATGACAGAATGGGATGAGTTCAAATCTTTAGATTGGAAAAGCATTTATGACGATATGTACAAACCCGCTTTTGTTTTTGATGGTCGACGAATACTTGACCAGACCAGCATGGAAGCACTCGGATTTAACGTGAATATTATTGGCAACTAA
- a CDS encoding zinc-dependent metalloprotease, whose product MKYLLLIVFGLSLQLGVAQDKPIKNLDSILNTMPKSEGLLTTYFDGDKLYLEFSKEALEKDLLMVTRLKQLPSNYSAYRNAGSKTSEQLIHLVKVGKSIDLIQVSTTNVADEDDPIQLSVAQNNLNPILVTFPIKSEEGENIVIEASSFFNSDSPSFNIIPDGLKKDYKIGKADDKRSRINSAKSFPQNTEITHTLTFPTDNPPRGNSTNTFTFQVNHSIIALPEDLMQVRYEDPRVGWFGLRKYNYSSDALKSDEVRLIRRWRLEPKNKKAYARGKLTEPVKPIVYYLDPATPEKWRPYFIKGIEDWNSAFEKAGFKNAIQAKIAPTAEENPDFSPEDVRFSTVRYVASTTRNAVGPSVSDPRTGEIIESDIIWYHNHLKSYRNRYLLETGAANPKARTLDTPEEEIGEMMRRVISHEIGHALGLPHNMKASSAYPVDSLRSGSFTQENGIATTIMDYARYNYIAQPGDENIRFVRQLGPYDDYAIEWGYRYFPNSSAEEDQKILKSFVDERSTDPMYMFGGRGNDPDAQTEDIGDNSVQASTYGLSNLRIVAENLEQWTTTSGQSYEDLEELYGEMLGVYRRYIYHVASVVGGVHETLLTKGQPGEPYQVVNKAEQEKALEFLNENVWTPQYWLIENALVSKFSKSGKLKSVISLNKRMLNRLMDADRLNLMWDTNSSLIGNGLSPQELLDRLAGDLVYGRTTPDQVERELQKYFAHQLKELMSDDGLALELKGKSLALQNELKSYVKTKKESENETLNAHYAYILNVLEEENKGSK is encoded by the coding sequence ATGAAATATCTATTACTCATCGTTTTTGGATTGAGCTTGCAGCTTGGAGTTGCCCAAGACAAGCCCATAAAAAACCTAGACTCCATTCTGAATACAATGCCCAAGAGCGAAGGGCTCCTCACTACTTATTTTGATGGAGATAAACTTTACCTGGAGTTTTCAAAAGAAGCTTTGGAAAAAGACTTACTCATGGTCACTCGCCTTAAGCAATTGCCGTCCAACTATTCAGCCTACAGAAATGCAGGATCTAAAACGTCAGAACAACTGATTCATTTGGTGAAAGTAGGAAAATCAATTGATCTCATCCAGGTGTCTACCACCAATGTCGCCGATGAGGACGATCCCATACAGCTGAGTGTCGCTCAAAATAACTTAAATCCCATTTTAGTGACCTTCCCTATAAAATCTGAGGAAGGTGAGAATATTGTTATTGAGGCCTCTTCGTTCTTCAATTCTGACTCTCCTTCTTTTAATATTATCCCCGACGGATTAAAAAAAGACTATAAAATTGGCAAAGCTGACGATAAACGTAGTCGTATCAATTCTGCTAAAAGTTTTCCTCAGAATACAGAAATCACCCACACGCTAACCTTTCCCACCGATAACCCACCACGGGGAAATTCTACCAATACGTTTACCTTTCAAGTGAACCATTCCATTATCGCTTTACCCGAAGATCTTATGCAAGTCCGCTATGAAGACCCTCGTGTTGGCTGGTTTGGGTTGAGAAAATACAATTATAGCTCCGATGCTTTAAAATCAGATGAAGTTCGACTCATCAGACGTTGGAGGCTGGAACCCAAAAACAAAAAAGCTTATGCTAGAGGCAAGCTCACAGAACCCGTTAAACCTATTGTATACTATCTAGACCCCGCCACTCCAGAGAAATGGAGACCTTATTTTATAAAAGGGATTGAAGACTGGAATTCAGCTTTTGAAAAAGCGGGTTTCAAGAATGCTATTCAGGCTAAAATAGCGCCAACCGCAGAGGAAAACCCTGACTTTAGTCCTGAAGATGTTCGCTTTTCTACAGTAAGATATGTAGCGTCGACGACCCGAAATGCGGTTGGACCAAGTGTTTCCGACCCGAGGACCGGTGAAATTATAGAAAGTGATATCATTTGGTATCATAATCACTTAAAGTCTTATCGCAATCGCTATTTATTGGAGACTGGGGCAGCCAATCCTAAAGCTAGAACTTTAGACACCCCAGAAGAAGAAATTGGAGAGATGATGCGCCGTGTGATTTCTCACGAAATCGGTCACGCCTTAGGCTTACCTCATAACATGAAAGCAAGTTCTGCCTATCCTGTAGACTCTCTCAGATCTGGAAGCTTTACCCAGGAAAACGGAATTGCGACTACGATCATGGACTATGCACGGTATAATTATATCGCACAACCCGGCGACGAAAACATCCGTTTTGTAAGACAGCTTGGTCCTTACGATGACTATGCGATAGAATGGGGTTACCGCTATTTCCCAAACAGTTCTGCGGAAGAAGATCAAAAGATTTTGAAGAGTTTTGTAGATGAACGTAGCACCGACCCTATGTATATGTTTGGTGGGAGAGGTAATGACCCCGATGCACAGACCGAAGATATTGGAGATAATTCTGTACAAGCAAGTACCTATGGTTTGAGTAATCTTAGAATCGTAGCCGAAAATCTAGAGCAATGGACCACCACTTCAGGGCAGAGTTATGAAGATCTGGAAGAGCTCTATGGTGAAATGCTAGGCGTGTACCGCCGCTATATTTATCACGTGGCTTCAGTTGTGGGCGGAGTTCATGAAACCTTGTTAACAAAAGGTCAGCCTGGAGAGCCTTATCAAGTTGTGAATAAAGCCGAACAGGAAAAGGCTCTTGAATTTCTGAATGAAAATGTCTGGACACCTCAATATTGGTTGATCGAAAATGCGCTGGTTTCCAAATTTTCAAAATCAGGAAAACTCAAGAGTGTCATCAGCTTAAATAAAAGAATGTTGAATCGGCTTATGGATGCGGATCGACTCAACCTCATGTGGGATACCAACTCCTCTTTAATTGGAAATGGTCTTTCCCCTCAAGAGCTTTTGGATCGTTTAGCGGGGGATCTCGTCTATGGGAGAACCACTCCAGACCAAGTTGAACGCGAGTTACAAAAGTATTTTGCACATCAACTTAAGGAATTAATGAGTGATGACGGCTTAGCGCTTGAACTTAAAGGTAAGAGTCTAGCGCTTCAAAATGAACTTAAATCCTATGTCAAAACCAAAAAAGAATCAGAGAATGAGACTTTAAATGCACATTATGCTTATATCCTAAACGTATTGGAGGAGGAAAATAAGGGCTCTAAATAA
- a CDS encoding GDP-L-fucose synthase family protein encodes MRSKPDFIFKIPKFTIQNNLIDTAHSTEAKKFIFLGSSCIYPKLAPQPLKKEYLLTGSLEPTTEWYAIAKIAGVMACEAIRKQYGRDFVSLMPTNLYGPNDNFDLKTSHVLPAMIRKFHEAKLNNNEPVELWGSGTPIREFLHVDDMADAVVFALENKLPEHLYNIGTGKDLTIKELAETIQKVVGHNGEIVWDSSKPDGTPRKLMNVDKMKKAGWQASTNLEDGIESSYNWFLENENKYKQVKL; translated from the coding sequence TTGAGAAGTAAACCAGATTTCATATTTAAAATTCCAAAATTTACAATTCAAAATAATCTTATAGACACTGCTCATAGTACGGAAGCTAAAAAATTTATCTTTTTAGGAAGCTCTTGCATTTATCCTAAACTGGCTCCCCAACCCTTGAAGAAAGAGTATTTGTTAACGGGTAGTTTAGAGCCCACTACTGAGTGGTATGCCATTGCAAAAATTGCAGGGGTGATGGCCTGTGAGGCTATCCGCAAGCAATACGGTAGGGATTTTGTGAGTCTTATGCCTACGAATTTATATGGTCCTAACGATAATTTTGATTTAAAAACGTCACATGTTCTTCCTGCCATGATTCGTAAGTTTCACGAAGCCAAGCTTAATAATAACGAGCCCGTTGAATTATGGGGTAGTGGAACTCCAATACGTGAATTTTTACATGTAGACGATATGGCAGATGCGGTAGTCTTCGCTTTAGAAAATAAATTGCCGGAACACTTATATAATATTGGAACAGGTAAGGATCTCACTATAAAAGAACTAGCAGAAACCATTCAAAAAGTAGTGGGGCATAATGGCGAGATCGTTTGGGATAGTTCTAAACCAGATGGTACTCCAAGAAAATTGATGAATGTAGATAAGATGAAAAAAGCAGGTTGGCAGGCTTCTACTAATTTGGAAGATGGGATTGAAAGTAGTTATAATTGGTTTTTAGAGAATGAAAATAAGTATAAACAAGTGAAATTGTAA